In Halobacterium sp. R2-5, the following are encoded in one genomic region:
- a CDS encoding adenosylcobalamin-dependent ribonucleoside-diphosphate reductase has translation MSTPNVSADEVDLPIKRTTGDSLEERLTANAYHNILPARYLRKNTDGNHIEEQEDLFPRVAKNIALAEVVYESDEPVTVTPDQLKPDHPRRDELAEEVFGEGVSPDDDETVELTESNVNKFAYDTVVPELDDESVREHVEAQREQFQQLMEDLSFMPNSPTLMNAGDELQQLSACFVDSPDDDITDIHQTAKEAAEVFQSGGGMGYAFWKLRPYGDTVGSTGGIASGPLTFMETFDQMCETIAQGGARRGAQMAVMRVSHPDVIEFIHAKNKDVSLAHTLKLNDPDDYTYTEFSEALEEARDLIDDEGRVPEHLRNAVEGHLSNFNISVGVTDGFMEALENGEEYTFTNPRTEEPHIATEETEEMYSRYGLGEYVTPGEELSLPAELVWERIVEGAHENGEPGVIYLERVNKQHSFDVEEHPEHRILATNPCGEQPLEEYEACNLGHINLSTLAAQDAPDWRVWSEEHDFGSLEEGVNRFLDEALDNEEFDQRIEAGTRFLENVVTMSDFPVEQIEEKVAEMRKVGLGVMGLAQLYIQLGVKYGSEEGNEIARQVMRHIDHGSKAASHELATERGSFDEWDKSKYANPTEYPEWFEHHTGEDPADWADGFPVRNHNTTTIAPTGTTSMVGNTTGGCEPIYNVAYYKNVSDDVQGDEMLVEFDDYFLRTLEANDIDVDAVKEEAQEQMSNNEFDGVDGLTTVPDSIGELFVVTSDLSGKDHAAVQTACQQGVDSAISKTCNFPNDASVEDMDEVYRYIYENGGKGVTVYRDGTRSKQVLTTRAENTEFSEMDEDEAAEAIVETIQETFGGIEGFLDNEDVQAAFGDDLREVFAGDEDAFDGEFAEKQPRPDLLHGVTQRIDTGYGKLYVTINEDPEQERPFELFANTGNSGGFTGSFTEALAKTISVALRSGVDPEEIADKLQGIRSPKVAWDKGEQINSIPDAFGTALRRYLDGDVDRAAYPQQQRLGEVADDATTPETDGGAASEPAVGGPQGPSGAGEEQQDDATQSLIDAGESPECPDCGSMTLYYSEGCKTCESCGWSEC, from the coding sequence ATGAGCACGCCGAACGTCTCCGCGGACGAAGTCGACCTGCCCATCAAGCGCACCACCGGTGACTCCCTCGAGGAGCGCCTCACCGCCAACGCCTACCACAACATCCTGCCGGCGCGGTACCTCCGGAAGAACACCGACGGCAACCACATCGAGGAACAGGAGGACCTCTTCCCGCGCGTCGCGAAGAACATCGCGCTCGCGGAGGTCGTCTACGAGAGCGACGAGCCGGTCACGGTGACCCCGGACCAGCTCAAGCCCGACCACCCGCGCCGCGACGAGCTCGCCGAGGAAGTCTTCGGTGAGGGCGTCTCCCCCGACGACGACGAGACCGTCGAACTCACCGAGTCGAACGTCAACAAGTTCGCGTACGACACCGTCGTCCCCGAACTCGACGACGAGTCGGTCCGCGAGCACGTCGAAGCCCAGCGCGAGCAGTTCCAGCAGCTCATGGAGGACCTCTCCTTCATGCCGAACTCGCCGACGCTGATGAACGCCGGCGACGAGCTCCAGCAGCTCTCGGCGTGCTTCGTCGACTCCCCGGACGACGACATCACTGACATCCACCAGACCGCCAAGGAAGCCGCCGAGGTCTTCCAGTCCGGCGGTGGCATGGGGTACGCGTTCTGGAAGCTCCGGCCGTACGGCGACACCGTCGGCTCCACCGGCGGTATCGCGTCCGGCCCGCTGACGTTCATGGAGACGTTCGACCAGATGTGCGAGACCATCGCGCAGGGCGGCGCGCGCCGCGGCGCGCAGATGGCCGTGATGCGGGTCAGCCACCCGGACGTCATCGAGTTCATCCACGCGAAGAACAAGGACGTCTCGCTGGCGCACACGCTGAAGCTCAACGACCCCGACGACTACACGTACACCGAGTTCTCGGAAGCGCTCGAAGAAGCCCGCGACCTCATCGACGACGAGGGCCGCGTGCCCGAGCACCTCCGGAACGCCGTCGAGGGCCACCTCTCGAACTTCAACATCTCCGTGGGCGTCACGGACGGCTTCATGGAGGCCCTGGAGAACGGCGAGGAGTACACGTTCACGAACCCGCGCACCGAGGAGCCCCACATCGCCACCGAGGAGACCGAGGAGATGTACTCCCGGTACGGGCTCGGCGAGTACGTCACGCCCGGCGAGGAGCTCTCGCTGCCCGCGGAGCTCGTCTGGGAGCGCATCGTCGAGGGCGCCCACGAGAACGGCGAACCCGGCGTCATCTACCTCGAACGCGTCAACAAGCAGCACTCCTTCGACGTCGAGGAGCACCCCGAGCACCGCATCCTCGCGACGAACCCCTGCGGCGAGCAGCCCCTCGAGGAGTACGAGGCCTGTAACCTCGGCCACATCAACCTCTCGACGCTCGCGGCGCAGGACGCCCCTGACTGGCGCGTCTGGAGCGAGGAGCACGACTTCGGCAGCCTCGAAGAGGGTGTGAACCGGTTCCTCGACGAGGCCCTCGACAACGAGGAGTTCGACCAGCGCATCGAGGCCGGGACGCGCTTCCTCGAGAACGTCGTCACGATGTCGGACTTCCCGGTCGAACAGATCGAGGAGAAGGTCGCCGAGATGCGGAAGGTCGGCCTCGGCGTCATGGGCCTCGCGCAGCTGTACATCCAGCTCGGCGTGAAGTACGGCAGCGAGGAGGGCAACGAGATCGCCCGGCAGGTCATGCGCCACATCGACCACGGGTCGAAGGCCGCGTCCCACGAGCTCGCGACCGAGCGCGGGAGCTTCGACGAGTGGGACAAGTCCAAGTACGCGAACCCGACGGAGTACCCCGAGTGGTTCGAGCACCACACGGGCGAGGACCCCGCCGACTGGGCGGACGGCTTCCCGGTCCGCAACCACAACACGACGACCATCGCGCCGACCGGCACCACGTCGATGGTCGGGAACACCACGGGCGGCTGCGAGCCCATCTACAACGTCGCCTACTACAAGAACGTCTCCGACGACGTGCAGGGCGACGAGATGCTCGTGGAGTTCGACGACTACTTCCTCCGCACGCTGGAGGCCAACGACATCGACGTCGACGCCGTCAAGGAGGAGGCCCAGGAGCAGATGTCGAACAACGAGTTCGACGGCGTCGACGGGCTGACGACCGTCCCGGACTCCATCGGCGAGCTGTTCGTCGTGACCTCGGACCTCTCCGGGAAGGACCACGCGGCGGTCCAGACGGCCTGCCAGCAGGGCGTCGACTCCGCCATCTCGAAGACGTGTAACTTCCCGAACGACGCGTCCGTCGAGGACATGGACGAGGTGTACCGCTACATCTACGAGAACGGCGGGAAGGGCGTCACCGTCTACCGCGACGGCACCCGCAGCAAGCAGGTGCTGACGACGCGCGCCGAGAACACCGAGTTCTCCGAGATGGACGAGGACGAGGCCGCGGAGGCCATCGTCGAGACCATCCAGGAGACGTTCGGCGGCATCGAGGGCTTCCTCGACAACGAGGACGTGCAGGCCGCCTTCGGCGACGACCTCCGCGAGGTCTTCGCGGGCGACGAGGACGCCTTCGACGGCGAGTTCGCCGAGAAGCAGCCTCGCCCCGACCTCCTCCACGGCGTCACTCAGCGCATCGACACGGGCTACGGGAAGCTCTACGTCACCATCAACGAGGACCCCGAGCAGGAGCGGCCGTTCGAGCTGTTCGCGAACACCGGCAACTCCGGCGGCTTCACGGGCTCGTTCACCGAGGCGCTCGCGAAGACCATCTCGGTCGCGCTGCGCTCCGGTGTCGACCCCGAGGAGATCGCGGACAAGCTCCAGGGCATCCGGTCGCCGAAGGTCGCCTGGGACAAGGGCGAGCAGATCAACTCCATCCCGGACGCGTTCGGCACCGCGCTGCGGCGCTACCTCGACGGCGACGTCGACCGCGCCGCCTATCCCCAGCAGCAGCGCCTCGGCGAAGTGGCCGACGACGCCACGACGCCCGAAACCGACGGCGGCGCTGCCTCCGAGCCCGCGGTCGGCGGCCCGCAGGGTCCGTCCGGTGCCGGCGAGGAACAGCAGGACGACGCGACGCAGTCGCTCATCGACGCGGGCGAGAGCCCCGAGTGCCCGGACTGCGGGTCGATGACCCTCTACTACAGCGAGGGCTGCAAGACCTGCGAGTCCTGCGGCTGGAGCGAGTGCTGA
- a CDS encoding HVO_2523 family zinc finger protein codes for MSEQSADAGGSRCPMCDAAMFKRHCKYVCPQHGVIADCADPFTF; via the coding sequence ATGAGCGAGCAGTCGGCGGACGCCGGCGGCAGCCGCTGTCCGATGTGCGACGCCGCGATGTTCAAGCGCCACTGCAAGTACGTCTGCCCGCAGCACGGCGTAATCGCCGACTGCGCGGACCCGTTCACGTTCTGA
- a CDS encoding VTT domain-containing protein, producing MKRYAAGAALTAVVVLAVVARPADALGALRAALDSPWFPVLLVGLYVVRPLLGWPISVLSALVGFKYGLAVGVPVALAGALATSLPAYVAGRYAPADGRLFGRFSDGSRRFFAATGDVRGLVAARFAPTPAEPVSAAAGAGNVSLRSFTAGTLVGELPWVVATVAVGSGLDAFTVAATDVNPVVVAGGVVVAAVLLSPVAYRSWRRRA from the coding sequence ATGAAACGGTACGCGGCCGGCGCCGCGCTCACCGCGGTGGTCGTACTCGCCGTCGTGGCCCGGCCGGCAGACGCGCTCGGCGCGCTCAGGGCCGCCCTCGACAGCCCGTGGTTCCCCGTGCTGCTCGTCGGCCTGTACGTCGTGCGCCCGCTGCTCGGCTGGCCCATCAGCGTGCTGTCGGCGCTCGTCGGCTTCAAGTACGGGCTCGCGGTCGGCGTACCGGTGGCGCTCGCGGGCGCGCTCGCTACGAGCCTCCCGGCGTACGTCGCCGGCCGGTACGCGCCCGCGGACGGCCGGCTGTTCGGCCGCTTCTCGGACGGCAGCCGGCGCTTCTTCGCGGCGACGGGCGACGTTCGCGGGCTCGTCGCCGCGCGATTCGCGCCCACGCCCGCGGAGCCGGTCTCGGCCGCCGCGGGTGCGGGGAACGTCAGCCTCCGGTCGTTCACCGCCGGGACGCTCGTCGGCGAACTCCCGTGGGTCGTCGCCACCGTCGCGGTCGGCAGCGGTCTCGACGCGTTCACGGTCGCCGCGACCGACGTGAACCCGGTCGTCGTCGCGGGCGGCGTCGTCGTCGCTGCCGTGCTGTTGAGCCCGGTCGCGTACCGGTCGTGGCGCCGGCGCGCGTAG
- a CDS encoding DUF5830 family protein, with product MPDGDSGSVEDPVELGVELLAHLEFESLSVADAIDRLEAVTTHPRTTRKILEAAERRGVVEREGGEVQPQGGSYVSFQSDVITKEGEFSCRRCGASISTGYFINFEHGELGAFGSSCIRKVTGRE from the coding sequence ATGCCCGACGGCGACTCCGGGAGCGTCGAGGACCCCGTCGAACTCGGCGTGGAGCTGCTCGCGCACCTCGAGTTCGAGTCGCTGTCCGTCGCCGACGCCATCGACCGCCTGGAGGCCGTGACGACGCACCCGCGGACCACGCGGAAAATCCTCGAAGCGGCCGAGCGCCGCGGCGTCGTCGAGCGTGAGGGCGGCGAAGTCCAGCCCCAGGGCGGCAGCTACGTCTCCTTCCAGTCAGACGTGATAACGAAAGAGGGGGAGTTCTCGTGTCGGCGCTGCGGCGCTTCGATTTCGACCGGCTACTTCATCAACTTCGAGCACGGGGAGCTCGGCGCGTTCGGCTCCTCGTGCATCCGGAAGGTCACCGGGCGCGAGTAG
- a CDS encoding PH domain-containing protein yields MFDDEEFQYAVDVKEGRVRTTTNQKLVLTDSRIIAVKKALVGLDSEDYSLGEVASVKFESGLRTAKITLQGSGIDDEYPVSKSMGRKFVNLAREQMQK; encoded by the coding sequence ATGTTCGACGACGAAGAGTTCCAGTACGCCGTCGACGTCAAAGAAGGACGAGTACGTACCACAACTAATCAGAAACTCGTCCTCACGGACTCACGAATTATCGCCGTCAAAAAAGCGCTCGTCGGTCTTGACAGCGAGGATTACTCCCTTGGGGAGGTAGCTAGCGTCAAGTTCGAATCTGGGCTTCGTACTGCAAAAATCACTCTCCAAGGATCGGGAATTGATGATGAATACCCCGTCTCAAAATCGATGGGCCGGAAATTCGTGAATTTGGCTCGCGAACAGATGCAGAAGTGA
- a CDS encoding aldo/keto reductase translates to MGLDAVPLGRTGLRVSEVAFGTWRFGRENDAGEVEVGRDRAHDLLDAYADAGGRFIDTADMYGSGRAEQYIGEWLAGRDREEYVVASKIYWPTREGPNGRGLNRKHLRNNVDAILDRLGTDYVDVLYVHRWDDETPAREFMRTLDEFVGDGKVHYLGASTFEPNAWKVAKANEIARREGYEPFTVAQPRYNAVNREIEGNYLDMCRDYGVGVVPWSPLAGGFLTGKYTRGETPPEGTRGATDQQFVDSYLTPENFDALEEVEAVAAEVDATPAQVSLAWLLAHDQVVAPITGARTPDQLRENLAAADLSLTREQFDRIAAAK, encoded by the coding sequence ATGGGTCTCGACGCTGTCCCCCTCGGACGCACTGGTCTCCGCGTCTCCGAAGTCGCGTTCGGTACGTGGCGGTTCGGCCGCGAGAACGACGCCGGCGAGGTCGAAGTCGGCCGCGACCGGGCGCACGACCTCCTCGACGCGTACGCCGACGCCGGCGGGCGCTTCATCGACACGGCAGACATGTACGGCAGCGGCCGCGCCGAGCAGTACATCGGCGAGTGGCTCGCCGGCCGCGACCGCGAGGAGTACGTCGTCGCCTCCAAGATCTACTGGCCGACCCGGGAGGGCCCGAACGGCCGCGGCCTCAACCGCAAGCACCTCCGGAACAACGTCGACGCGATTCTCGACCGCCTCGGCACGGATTACGTCGACGTCCTCTACGTCCACCGCTGGGACGACGAGACGCCCGCCCGCGAGTTCATGCGCACGCTCGACGAGTTCGTCGGCGACGGGAAGGTCCACTACCTCGGCGCGTCCACGTTCGAGCCGAACGCGTGGAAGGTCGCGAAGGCCAACGAGATCGCGCGCCGCGAGGGCTACGAGCCGTTCACCGTCGCCCAGCCGCGGTACAACGCCGTCAACCGGGAAATCGAGGGGAACTACCTCGACATGTGCCGGGACTACGGCGTCGGCGTCGTGCCGTGGTCGCCGCTCGCGGGCGGCTTCCTCACGGGGAAGTACACGCGAGGGGAGACGCCCCCTGAGGGCACCCGGGGGGCGACCGACCAGCAGTTCGTCGACTCCTACCTCACGCCCGAGAACTTCGACGCGCTCGAAGAGGTCGAGGCGGTCGCCGCGGAGGTCGACGCGACGCCGGCGCAGGTGTCGCTGGCGTGGCTGCTCGCCCACGACCAGGTGGTCGCGCCGATCACGGGCGCCCGCACGCCCGACCAGCTCCGCGAGAACCTCGCGGCCGCGGACCTCTCGCTGACCCGCGAGCAGTTCGACCGCATCGCCGCCGCGAAGTAG
- a CDS encoding DMT family transporter, translated as MTNYRNALLFLALAAVWGSAFVAIKAGLDAGFEPVLFAAVRYDVAGVLMLAYAAYAADDWLPRSRADWTVVAVAAVFLIAAYHAFLFVGEQQTTSAVAAVVVSLSPVLTTGYARALLPSERLSVAGLAGLALGLVGVVVLSNPDPSNLLGGNTVGVLLVFAASMCFALGSVLTQRVDDDLDVETMEAWAMVLGALLMHVVSLARGETQTIPRNADALFAIAYLSLAASAAGFLVYFELLERLGPIEINLVSYVAPVFAAVVGLLVLAEPITSNTVAGFVVIFAGFCLLKRRALADELRKVRGVWA; from the coding sequence GTGACCAACTACCGGAACGCCCTCCTGTTTCTCGCGCTCGCGGCGGTCTGGGGGTCGGCGTTCGTCGCCATCAAGGCCGGCCTCGACGCGGGCTTCGAGCCCGTGCTGTTCGCGGCCGTCCGCTACGACGTCGCGGGCGTGCTGATGCTCGCGTATGCGGCGTACGCCGCCGACGACTGGCTGCCGCGCTCGCGGGCCGACTGGACCGTCGTCGCCGTCGCCGCCGTCTTCCTCATCGCGGCCTACCACGCGTTCCTGTTCGTCGGCGAACAGCAGACGACGAGCGCCGTCGCCGCCGTCGTCGTCAGCCTCAGCCCCGTGCTCACGACGGGGTACGCGCGGGCGCTGCTCCCCTCGGAGCGGCTCTCGGTCGCCGGTCTCGCGGGGCTCGCGCTCGGGCTCGTCGGCGTCGTCGTCCTCTCGAACCCCGACCCGTCGAACCTCCTCGGCGGGAACACGGTCGGCGTCCTGCTCGTGTTCGCGGCGTCGATGTGCTTCGCGCTCGGGAGCGTGCTCACGCAGCGCGTCGACGACGACCTCGACGTGGAGACGATGGAGGCGTGGGCGATGGTACTCGGCGCGCTCCTGATGCACGTCGTCAGCCTCGCGCGCGGCGAGACGCAGACGATTCCCCGGAACGCGGACGCGCTGTTCGCCATCGCGTACCTCTCGCTGGCCGCCAGCGCCGCCGGGTTCCTCGTCTACTTCGAGCTCCTGGAGCGGCTCGGCCCCATCGAGATCAACCTCGTGAGCTACGTCGCGCCGGTCTTCGCGGCCGTCGTCGGGCTGCTCGTGCTCGCGGAGCCGATCACGTCGAACACGGTCGCGGGCTTCGTCGTCATCTTCGCGGGCTTTTGCCTGCTGAAGCGGCGCGCGCTCGCCGACGAACTGCGGAAAGTGCGGGGCGTCTGGGCGTAG
- a CDS encoding CBS domain-containing protein, producing MQARDLMTADVETVHEDDEISDVLRLLASREFTGFPVVDDDDRLVGVVTQRDFVELFEPQDRTVWIPIGLPPFLETLDYGIDLSWGELETELDLAQNAGKPVKTIMTENVLTVEPDASVDDVLAILAADERDVNRVPVVEDDVVVGIVTRQDVLRALHDERTE from the coding sequence ATGCAGGCACGCGACCTGATGACAGCGGACGTCGAGACCGTCCACGAGGACGACGAGATCAGCGACGTCCTCCGATTACTGGCCAGCCGCGAGTTCACCGGTTTCCCCGTGGTGGACGACGACGACCGCCTCGTCGGCGTGGTCACCCAGCGGGACTTCGTGGAACTGTTCGAGCCACAGGACCGCACCGTCTGGATCCCCATCGGGCTGCCGCCGTTCCTGGAGACGCTGGACTACGGCATCGACCTCTCGTGGGGCGAACTGGAGACGGAACTCGATCTCGCGCAGAACGCCGGCAAGCCGGTCAAGACCATCATGACCGAGAACGTCCTCACGGTCGAGCCGGACGCCAGCGTCGACGACGTGCTCGCCATCCTCGCGGCCGACGAGCGCGACGTCAACCGCGTGCCCGTCGTCGAGGACGACGTCGTCGTCGGCATCGTCACCCGGCAGGACGTCCTGCGCGCGCTCCACGACGAGCGCACCGAGTAG
- a CDS encoding putative zinc-binding protein — protein MTESYDDLPLVYSCSGCSSAAQMANDLAVRLDRERVAEMSCIAGVGGDVGPLVDTATSGRPMLVVDGCPLECARKSLEQHGVTPDRHVNLAKRGVPKEYHTDYDDEQAEALYEDLVEEAEGLTDRRTA, from the coding sequence ATGACAGAGAGCTACGACGACCTGCCGCTCGTCTACTCGTGTTCGGGCTGTTCGAGCGCCGCGCAGATGGCCAACGACCTCGCGGTCCGCCTCGACCGCGAGCGGGTCGCGGAGATGTCCTGCATCGCGGGCGTCGGCGGCGACGTCGGCCCGCTCGTCGACACCGCCACCTCGGGCCGCCCGATGCTCGTCGTCGACGGCTGCCCGCTGGAGTGCGCCCGGAAGAGCTTAGAGCAGCACGGCGTGACGCCGGACCGCCACGTCAACCTCGCGAAGCGCGGCGTCCCGAAGGAGTACCACACCGACTACGACGACGAGCAGGCCGAAGCCCTCTACGAGGACCTCGTCGAGGAAGCCGAGGGGCTGACGGACCGGCGGACCGCTTAA
- a CDS encoding ribonuclease H encodes MAIVGRSSLRDLFDDAPTPHIAHPPQSHRRDFYVATDGSYSSDGSGLGVIVETRTGERVARLAVPDEAPNNNVAEYRALHLGLDVLAARAPRDARVGVLVDHNDLAGDVNTAALAARAHDYRPITEFSPPATADHHWRGIRARVVGFEEVRAAQLDSKTNPAHPLANEPEQYVHVNDEPARCLLPERDTGDAQVPPPSRSDRRASD; translated from the coding sequence ATGGCCATCGTGGGCCGGTCGAGCCTCCGAGACCTCTTCGACGACGCGCCGACGCCGCACATCGCACACCCCCCGCAGTCCCACCGGCGAGACTTCTACGTCGCGACCGACGGCTCGTACTCCAGCGACGGCAGCGGCCTCGGCGTCATCGTCGAGACCCGGACCGGCGAGCGGGTCGCCCGCCTCGCGGTGCCGGACGAAGCCCCGAACAACAACGTCGCCGAGTACCGCGCGCTCCACCTCGGACTGGACGTGCTCGCGGCGCGCGCGCCCCGGGACGCCCGCGTGGGCGTGCTCGTCGACCACAACGACCTCGCGGGCGACGTCAACACCGCCGCGCTCGCCGCGCGCGCCCACGATTACCGCCCCATCACGGAGTTCTCGCCGCCGGCGACCGCCGACCACCACTGGCGCGGCATCCGCGCTCGCGTCGTCGGCTTCGAGGAGGTGCGGGCCGCCCAACTGGACAGCAAGACGAACCCCGCGCACCCGCTCGCGAACGAGCCCGAGCAGTACGTCCACGTCAACGACGAGCCCGCGCGCTGCCTGCTCCCCGAGCGCGACACCGGCGACGCGCAGGTGCCGCCGCCGTCGCGCAGCGACCGTCGCGCCAGCGACTGA